One genomic segment of Pedobacter endophyticus includes these proteins:
- the topA gene encoding type I DNA topoisomerase, with translation MAKNLLIVESPAKAKTIEGYLGKDFLVKSSYGHIRDLAKGDMAIDIENDFAQKYEVPADKKALVAELKKLAKAAEMVWLASDEDREGEAISWHLFETLGLKQEKTKRIVFHEITKPAILKAIDSPRTIDYNLVNAQQARRVLDRLVGFELSPVLWKKVKPSLSAGRVQSVAVRLIVDREREVQHFNATAAYKITAQFTTGKGKETVKAELPQRFESEADAEKYLKDCLNARFDITSLETKPAKRNPAAPFTTSTLQQEASRKLGFSVARTMQVAQRLYEAGKITYMRTDSVNLSETALNAAAAEIKSAYGNQYHQQRVYKTKSAGAQEAHEAIRPTYFDKHSVDGDISEKRLYDLIWKRSIASQMSEALFEKTTAQITASTRKEYLVAEGEVLKFDGFLKVYLESTDDEDSDDKESSSILPPLAKGQELFLKEMQATERFSRPPARYTEASLVKKLEELGIGRPSTYAPTISTVQNRGYVVKEDRDGKQRNYTSFVLADGNVKKEIKSEITGAEKSKLFPTDIGEVVNDFLVEHFKGIVDFNFTAKVEKEFDEIAQGLQEWTKMLHSFYNPFHSEVETTLENAERATGERLLGTDPASGKNVYTKVGKFGPLVQIGELDEEEKPTYASLMRNQSVATITLEEALELFKLPFSLPDFEGKEVLVGVGRFGPYVKWGETFISLPKNEDPLSVTYERAGQIIQEKMDADAPIAYYEGLGVTKGKGRFGPFIKWNDLFINVPAKGYDFENLSQADIDALISKKVEKEANRYIKTWDEEKISIENGRWGPFIRFGKLMLKLRNNEATKQKYTAEELADVDLEVIKKMIVEQVPNAFEKKKKAPAKKKAVAKKK, from the coding sequence ATGGCCAAAAACTTATTAATCGTCGAATCACCCGCAAAAGCTAAAACTATAGAAGGATATCTCGGAAAGGATTTTCTGGTAAAATCTAGTTATGGCCATATTCGTGATTTGGCAAAGGGTGATATGGCTATCGACATTGAAAACGATTTCGCACAGAAATACGAGGTTCCGGCCGATAAGAAAGCGCTGGTTGCCGAGCTCAAAAAACTTGCCAAGGCAGCCGAAATGGTATGGCTCGCATCCGATGAGGACCGTGAGGGTGAAGCCATTTCGTGGCACTTGTTCGAAACTTTAGGGCTTAAGCAGGAAAAAACAAAAAGAATCGTTTTTCACGAAATTACCAAGCCGGCTATATTAAAGGCAATAGATAGCCCGCGCACCATAGATTATAATCTCGTAAATGCACAACAGGCACGTCGTGTGTTAGATAGGTTGGTTGGCTTTGAGCTTTCTCCTGTTTTATGGAAAAAAGTAAAACCCTCTCTTTCTGCCGGCCGCGTTCAATCGGTTGCCGTACGTTTAATTGTAGATAGAGAAAGAGAAGTACAACATTTTAACGCCACTGCTGCCTACAAAATTACCGCTCAGTTTACCACAGGTAAGGGTAAAGAAACCGTAAAGGCCGAGTTGCCGCAACGTTTCGAAAGCGAGGCTGATGCTGAAAAATATTTGAAAGACTGTTTAAATGCCAGATTTGACATTACCAGTCTAGAAACCAAACCCGCAAAACGCAATCCCGCTGCACCCTTCACCACCTCTACACTACAGCAGGAAGCATCGAGAAAATTAGGTTTTTCTGTAGCCCGAACCATGCAGGTTGCCCAACGCTTATACGAAGCCGGAAAGATTACATACATGAGGACCGACTCTGTTAATTTATCAGAAACGGCCTTAAATGCTGCCGCTGCCGAAATTAAATCTGCTTACGGCAACCAATACCACCAGCAACGGGTTTACAAAACCAAGTCGGCAGGTGCCCAAGAAGCGCACGAGGCAATACGACCAACTTATTTCGATAAGCATAGTGTTGACGGCGATATTTCGGAAAAACGCTTGTACGATTTAATCTGGAAACGCTCCATTGCATCGCAAATGAGCGAAGCCCTGTTCGAAAAAACAACTGCTCAAATCACGGCATCAACCCGAAAAGAATATCTTGTGGCCGAGGGTGAGGTATTGAAATTTGATGGTTTCTTAAAGGTTTATTTAGAATCGACAGATGATGAAGACAGCGATGATAAAGAAAGCAGCTCCATTTTACCGCCATTAGCCAAAGGGCAAGAATTATTTTTAAAAGAAATGCAGGCTACCGAGCGCTTTTCTCGTCCGCCGGCAAGATATACCGAGGCTAGCCTGGTTAAAAAACTCGAAGAATTAGGTATTGGTCGTCCATCAACATACGCTCCAACCATATCAACCGTTCAAAATCGTGGTTATGTAGTTAAAGAAGATCGCGATGGCAAGCAACGAAACTATACCTCTTTTGTGTTAGCTGATGGCAATGTAAAAAAGGAAATAAAAAGCGAAATTACCGGTGCCGAAAAGTCTAAGCTCTTCCCTACTGATATTGGCGAAGTGGTAAACGATTTCCTGGTAGAACATTTTAAGGGAATTGTCGATTTTAATTTCACCGCCAAAGTAGAAAAAGAATTTGATGAGATTGCGCAGGGCCTGCAAGAGTGGACCAAAATGTTGCACTCGTTTTATAACCCGTTCCATTCGGAAGTTGAAACCACCCTCGAAAATGCTGAGCGTGCTACCGGCGAACGTTTGTTAGGAACGGATCCGGCAAGCGGAAAAAACGTGTATACCAAGGTTGGTAAGTTTGGGCCGCTGGTTCAAATCGGCGAGCTCGACGAAGAAGAAAAGCCGACCTACGCCAGTTTAATGCGCAACCAATCGGTAGCAACCATTACTTTAGAAGAAGCGCTCGAACTATTTAAGCTGCCGTTTTCGCTGCCCGATTTTGAAGGCAAGGAAGTGCTTGTAGGTGTGGGCCGCTTTGGTCCTTACGTTAAATGGGGCGAAACATTTATCTCGCTGCCTAAAAATGAAGATCCGCTTTCGGTAACCTACGAGCGTGCGGGGCAGATTATTCAGGAAAAAATGGACGCTGATGCGCCTATTGCCTATTACGAGGGCTTAGGGGTAACCAAAGGAAAAGGCCGCTTCGGCCCGTTTATAAAATGGAACGACTTGTTTATCAATGTGCCCGCAAAGGGATATGATTTCGAAAATCTGTCGCAAGCCGATATCGATGCTTTGATTAGTAAAAAGGTTGAAAAAGAAGCCAATCGCTACATTAAAACCTGGGATGAAGAGAAAATCTCGATCGAAAATGGCAGATGGGGACCGTTTATCCGTTTCGGAAAACTGATGCTTAAACTCAGAAACAATGAAGCAACAAAACAGAAATACACTGCAGAAGAATTGGCCGATGTGGATTTGGAGGTGATTAAGAAAATGATTGTTGAGCAAGTGCCAAATGCTTTCGAGAAAAAGAAAAAAGCACCCGCGAAGAAGAAAGCTGTAGCGAAGAAGAAGTAA
- a CDS encoding glutathione peroxidase: protein MINTILILLNFLVTAPPKNVYDFSFKTIDGKEVKLSKFKGKKILIVNTASKCGFTPQYEDLEKLHKQYGKKVVVIGFPAGNFGGQEFSTNTEIKEFCTGKYNVSFMMAEKSSVKGDDISPLFKYLTTQTNTEEQGDIKWNFEKFLINEKGELVHRFRSKTKPLDAALVKNL, encoded by the coding sequence ATGATAAACACAATCCTTATCCTATTGAACTTTTTGGTAACTGCGCCCCCAAAAAATGTTTACGATTTCAGCTTCAAAACAATTGATGGCAAAGAAGTCAAATTATCGAAATTTAAGGGCAAAAAAATCCTGATTGTGAATACAGCTTCTAAATGTGGTTTTACCCCGCAATACGAAGATTTAGAGAAATTGCATAAGCAATATGGTAAAAAGGTGGTGGTTATTGGCTTCCCGGCAGGAAATTTCGGCGGACAAGAATTTTCGACAAATACGGAGATTAAGGAATTTTGTACTGGAAAGTATAACGTTTCGTTTATGATGGCCGAAAAAAGCAGCGTTAAAGGCGACGACATCAGCCCGCTGTTTAAATACCTTACTACGCAAACGAATACAGAGGAGCAGGGCGACATTAAATGGAATTTTGAGAAGTTTTTGATCAACGAAAAAGGGGAGTTGGTGCACCGTTTCCGCTCTAAAACAAAACCGTTAGATGCAGCACTTGTAAAAAATCTTTAG
- a CDS encoding RagB/SusD family nutrient uptake outer membrane protein, which yields MKNYKIFTAIVLLTLCSLSCKKDYLERTPGVAISEDEIFADPALAARFADNAYNYLITKYVRFNDHRGSTSQASDEAVSGNSEGSVTSLNRGLYHDHSNGPSLNDIYGVWKLMYAGIAVQNKMLARIGDVPPSPNASVPIFDPKRVEGEMHFLRALSYFELTKRFGGVPIVDKVYSVNDDINLPRSTFAEVTDFILKDLEVALTKLGTDADYGPSNYGRPTIGAAQALKARVLLYAASPLNNPSNDKSKWQLAADAAKVLMDGRYELQPSYTDLLNLPSSPEYIMIRIKGNTPLSGEMMQDFSMSPGSGGAQGQMNPTQNHVDMYEMANGKPISDPTSGYNPQKPYEGREPRFYDNIIYNDRPWQGGKIEMWSTLTADGKTVYGKDYNPTITYTATRYYCKKYWPEVYRTVGGSTTLLNYIYFRYGEVILNYAEAQNEAVGPDQSVYDQLIAIRKRAGILPGSNNLYGLKANMTQDEMRTAIRHERAIELAFEDHRWYDIMRWKIGAQTIAVPMKGMDVFKNANGSFTYTPIVLSSTFQKTWTEAQNLYPIPRAEIYKSKGVLTQNPGWE from the coding sequence ATGAAAAACTACAAAATATTTACAGCAATCGTGCTTTTAACGCTCTGTTCGCTTTCTTGTAAAAAAGATTACCTCGAGCGTACACCCGGCGTTGCGATTAGTGAGGATGAAATTTTTGCTGATCCCGCTTTAGCTGCCCGCTTCGCAGATAACGCTTACAATTACCTGATTACCAAATATGTGCGATTTAACGATCACCGTGGGAGCACTTCACAGGCTTCAGATGAGGCAGTTTCAGGAAACTCCGAAGGTTCGGTAACGTCGTTAAATCGGGGTTTATATCACGATCATTCTAACGGCCCATCGTTAAACGATATTTATGGCGTATGGAAACTGATGTACGCCGGCATTGCCGTTCAAAATAAAATGCTGGCCAGAATTGGCGACGTGCCGCCATCTCCGAATGCAAGTGTGCCAATTTTCGACCCGAAAAGGGTAGAGGGCGAGATGCACTTTTTAAGAGCCTTATCGTATTTTGAACTGACCAAAAGGTTTGGCGGCGTACCTATTGTTGATAAGGTGTATAGCGTAAATGATGACATTAACCTGCCACGCAGCACGTTTGCAGAGGTTACGGACTTTATTCTTAAAGATTTAGAAGTAGCGCTGACAAAATTAGGCACTGACGCCGATTACGGCCCATCAAACTACGGCCGCCCAACCATCGGCGCAGCACAGGCCTTAAAAGCACGGGTTTTATTGTATGCAGCAAGCCCGTTAAATAATCCTTCGAACGATAAATCGAAATGGCAACTCGCCGCAGATGCTGCCAAAGTTTTAATGGATGGAAGATACGAATTGCAACCATCGTACACCGATTTATTGAACCTGCCATCGTCTCCCGAGTACATCATGATCAGAATTAAGGGAAATACTCCGCTTTCGGGCGAAATGATGCAGGATTTTTCAATGTCGCCCGGCTCTGGTGGTGCGCAGGGACAAATGAACCCAACGCAGAACCATGTCGATATGTACGAAATGGCTAATGGAAAGCCAATCAGCGATCCAACTTCAGGTTATAATCCACAAAAACCATACGAAGGTCGCGAGCCACGTTTTTACGATAACATTATTTATAACGATAGACCGTGGCAAGGTGGCAAAATCGAAATGTGGTCGACGCTAACCGCCGATGGCAAAACGGTTTACGGTAAAGATTATAACCCAACCATTACCTATACCGCCACACGTTACTATTGCAAAAAATACTGGCCAGAGGTTTACCGAACTGTTGGCGGCAGTACAACTTTGCTAAACTACATTTATTTCCGCTATGGCGAAGTAATACTGAATTATGCAGAAGCGCAAAACGAGGCCGTTGGGCCCGATCAATCGGTTTACGATCAGTTAATCGCGATCCGCAAAAGGGCAGGCATTTTACCCGGAAGCAATAATCTTTACGGCTTGAAAGCCAACATGACGCAGGATGAAATGAGAACGGCAATAAGACATGAGCGTGCCATAGAACTGGCTTTCGAAGATCACCGCTGGTACGATATTATGCGCTGGAAAATTGGCGCACAAACCATCGCCGTGCCAATGAAAGGAATGGATGTGTTTAAAAATGCAAACGGAAGTTTCACGTACACGCCAATTGTGTTAAGCTCAACATTTCAAAAAACGTGGACTGAGGCGCAAAATTTATACCCGATTCCGCGTGCCGAGATTTATAAAAGCAAAGGTGTATTAACACAAAATCCGGGTTGGGAATAA
- a CDS encoding ATP-binding protein: protein MIDRIAKKELLALCDQFKAVAVIGPRQSGKTTLTRNAFPNKPYVSLENPDTRLFAQDDPRGFLSQFPDGAILDEAQKTPQLFSYLQQILDESSTTGKFIITGSNNFLLQESIVQSLAGRIAYIKLLPFSVSELKAADIIPDNVNNFLIKGGYPPIYDQNIPPYKWHQNYINTYLEKDVRQIKNIINLSLFERFLRLCAGRVGQLLNMNSLGIEVGVDSKTIASWISILESSFVVYLLKPHHRNFNKRVVKMPKLYFYDSGLAAALLGIQNESQLDTHPVKGSLFENMIVVEMLKTRFNSGLSDNLFFWRDNVGNEIDILVDEAGALYPIEIKAGKTINNDYFKGIAFWNKLTDSTGGQIIYAGNEKQLRSNKINVYPWNNTEF, encoded by the coding sequence ATGATTGATAGGATAGCCAAAAAAGAATTATTAGCATTATGTGATCAATTTAAGGCCGTAGCAGTTATTGGCCCTCGTCAATCGGGCAAAACAACATTAACAAGAAATGCCTTTCCAAATAAGCCTTATGTTTCCTTAGAGAATCCTGATACTCGATTATTTGCTCAAGATGATCCTCGTGGGTTTTTGAGCCAATTTCCTGACGGAGCAATTTTAGATGAAGCACAAAAAACACCTCAACTATTTTCCTATCTGCAACAAATTCTTGATGAATCGTCAACAACGGGAAAATTTATTATAACAGGTTCCAATAATTTTTTGTTACAAGAAAGCATTGTTCAAAGCTTAGCCGGTAGAATTGCTTACATAAAACTTTTACCGTTTTCAGTTTCAGAGTTGAAAGCCGCAGATATTATCCCTGATAATGTAAATAACTTTCTGATTAAGGGTGGATACCCACCAATTTATGACCAAAATATCCCCCCTTATAAATGGCATCAAAACTATATCAATACTTATTTAGAAAAAGATGTCAGGCAAATTAAGAATATCATAAATCTGTCTCTGTTTGAACGGTTTCTAAGGTTATGCGCTGGTAGGGTGGGGCAACTGTTAAATATGAACAGTTTAGGAATAGAAGTAGGGGTAGATAGTAAAACAATAGCTTCGTGGATTAGTATTTTAGAAAGTAGTTTTGTTGTTTACCTGTTGAAGCCTCACCACCGAAACTTTAATAAAAGGGTTGTTAAAATGCCTAAATTGTATTTCTATGATAGTGGATTGGCTGCAGCATTGCTTGGCATACAAAATGAATCTCAACTCGATACACATCCGGTGAAAGGAAGCCTTTTTGAAAATATGATTGTTGTAGAAATGCTAAAAACCAGATTTAACTCTGGCTTAAGTGATAATTTATTTTTTTGGAGGGATAATGTTGGAAATGAAATCGACATTTTAGTCGACGAGGCCGGGGCACTATACCCGATTGAAATTAAAGCAGGTAAAACTATTAATAACGATTATTTTAAGGGCATTGCGTTTTGGAATAAATTAACAGATAGCACAGGCGGCCAGATTATATATGCAGGAAATGAAAAACAGTTAAGAAGTAATAAAATAAATGTTTATCCTTGGAATAATACAGAATTTTAA
- a CDS encoding LacI family DNA-binding transcriptional regulator translates to MKNNTPITLKFLAEKLKMSVSTVSKALNNYPTINEYTKKRVQEMARDLHFTPNKSAINLKEKKSRIIGIILPNLLDHFFTRSIYGVEQFATQNGYNIIISQTHDDLQKEIQSANMLLRSRVDGLIVAISKHTQDFSHLDQFENMGIPVVYYTRNPSFNLNCHKVLGNTFQGCYQATKFLIDRGHQKIAYLGGPKMINFTHDRFNGYINALKDNNVPFSSELVAYTDFDKENTISAIKNLFANEDQNPTALVAFKEPILFDAIKYLKSINYPKFSDIECIGFGNTSFISYLDSPPIASIEENPESVGENAMRLLLQLINKEIQIEDYQKVMVDCKLVVH, encoded by the coding sequence ATGAAGAATAACACGCCCATTACCCTTAAATTTCTTGCTGAGAAGTTAAAGATGTCGGTATCAACGGTATCAAAGGCATTAAATAACTATCCCACCATTAACGAGTACACAAAGAAACGTGTTCAGGAAATGGCCAGGGATTTACATTTTACCCCAAATAAATCGGCCATAAATCTGAAGGAAAAAAAATCGCGGATTATTGGTATCATCTTACCAAATCTTTTGGATCATTTTTTTACGCGGAGCATTTACGGCGTAGAGCAGTTTGCCACCCAAAATGGGTATAATATTATCATCAGTCAAACGCACGATGACTTGCAAAAAGAAATTCAATCGGCCAATATGCTGCTCCGAAGTCGCGTGGATGGCTTAATCGTAGCCATTTCAAAGCACACACAAGATTTCTCGCACCTCGATCAGTTCGAAAACATGGGCATTCCGGTGGTTTATTATACCCGAAACCCGAGCTTTAACCTCAACTGCCACAAGGTGTTGGGCAACACTTTTCAGGGTTGTTACCAGGCAACAAAATTCCTGATCGACCGCGGACACCAGAAAATCGCGTATCTGGGCGGCCCAAAAATGATCAATTTTACGCACGACCGCTTTAATGGTTATATCAACGCATTGAAAGATAACAATGTACCTTTCTCTTCGGAACTGGTTGCTTACACCGATTTTGATAAGGAAAATACCATTTCGGCTATAAAAAACCTGTTCGCAAACGAAGATCAAAATCCCACAGCGCTGGTTGCTTTTAAAGAACCGATATTATTCGATGCCATTAAATACCTTAAATCGATCAATTACCCTAAGTTTAGCGACATTGAGTGCATCGGTTTTGGCAATACTTCTTTTATCAGCTATCTCGATTCTCCGCCCATCGCTTCCATAGAGGAAAACCCCGAATCGGTTGGCGAAAACGCCATGAGGCTACTGTTGCAATTAATTAATAAAGAAATACAAATAGAAGATTATCAAAAGGTAATGGTGGATTGTAAGTTGGTGGTGCATTAG
- a CDS encoding MBL fold metallo-hydrolase — translation MALYFTSINSGSNGNCYYVGNDNEAILVDVGLTCKEVEKRMARLGLPIAKVKAIFISHEHSDHIKGLAVFAKKYQLPVYISAATLKSSRLLLSEHLIYDLAHSQNIQVGALQITAFSKFHDAADPYSFTVEHSGVRVGVFTDIGSVCDRLITHFKRCHAAFLEANYDSDMLSNGRYPYFLKRRIMGGHGHLSNAQALALFLNHRPEYMTHLLLSHLSKDNNDPVLVENLFKQVAGETLIKVASRFEETEVYFVSASVEASVAYHFNPSAYQPEQLNLF, via the coding sequence ATGGCACTTTATTTCACCTCTATAAATTCGGGCAGTAATGGCAATTGTTACTATGTGGGTAACGATAATGAAGCTATTTTGGTAGATGTTGGGCTTACCTGCAAAGAGGTAGAAAAGCGGATGGCCAGACTTGGCTTACCCATTGCGAAGGTTAAGGCTATTTTTATCTCTCACGAGCACAGCGATCACATTAAAGGACTGGCTGTTTTTGCCAAAAAGTATCAGCTACCCGTTTACATCAGCGCAGCTACGCTTAAAAGCAGCAGGCTTCTTTTAAGCGAACACCTGATTTATGATTTAGCCCATAGTCAGAACATACAAGTCGGGGCCCTGCAAATTACGGCCTTTTCGAAGTTTCATGATGCGGCCGATCCGTATTCGTTTACCGTAGAGCACAGCGGTGTGCGGGTTGGGGTTTTTACCGACATTGGCTCGGTTTGCGATCGCTTAATTACACACTTTAAAAGATGCCATGCCGCATTTTTGGAGGCCAATTACGATTCGGACATGCTATCAAACGGGCGTTACCCCTATTTTTTAAAAAGACGGATTATGGGCGGCCACGGACATTTGAGCAATGCACAAGCATTAGCACTGTTTTTAAACCACCGACCGGAGTATATGACCCACTTATTGCTTAGTCACTTATCAAAAGACAATAACGACCCCGTTTTAGTCGAAAATCTATTTAAACAGGTAGCTGGCGAAACGCTGATTAAGGTGGCCTCGAGGTTTGAAGAAACTGAAGTGTATTTTGTAAGCGCCAGTGTTGAAGCCAGTGTAGCTTATCATTTTAATCCGAGCGCATACCAACCAGAACAATTAAACCTGTTTTAA
- a CDS encoding SusC/RagA family TonB-linked outer membrane protein, protein MDKLYMLKQDFPYAALLKVKRSKILYSLTFLLFITFSAFAQSTITGTVKDSKGITLPGVSVRVKGTAVGAVTDNDGKFSIRAADNSTLTFTYIGYVTKEVAVAGKSTVTVVLDDDSQGLDEVVVVGYGAQKKSTLTGAIAQISSEEIMKSPTPNPTNSLVGRLPGLLATQTSGQPGADGAQLKVRGVATYGANNAAIVVVDGVERPSFSDVDANEIETITVLKDAASTAIYGIRGANGIIVITTKQGKIGAPRVTYTGNYALQTYTGLAVGLPALENATLLNQSYINDGKQPFFSDSDIQKFRDKSDPIGYPDVQWFDYLTKKYYSQTQHNINISGGTKIAKYFVSAGYAFQDGIFKKFDSPYGINTVPNYNRYNFRSNIDLNLNKDFTVGIKLGGRFANRYQPAGLLSSSAFSYDTIEGMISRILQVPAYAYPVTLPDGRITANPNIGTNIWNPYAVLTRFGTRNDDNNTIESTFNLNYKLGFITKGLGFKTVFGYDSYYNNIERRNANWAAYVYNPATGQATLSTDTRNRDEPLGAVQNGGVTEGSTNMNLQVGFDYNRDFGKHNVGALLLGTRQLIKSTGTTAFTAPPRASQGIASRVTYNYGERYFAEFNASYNGSENFAAGLRYGFFPAVSAGWTLTNEAFWKKNNILTYFKVRGSYGLVGNDRISESRFLFLTNYSTYTTTTAGGQTAPFGNPLSITNYPTLLIRDPQFFGANGNDLGNDKVTWETGTKRNIGFEARMLKDNLKLTVDFFDETRRDILTQSLSGLALFGHTYPNLNKGIVYNKGYEVELDYQKQIGSVTVGLNAQVSYAKNKILENDEPDGLPFSAARKGTSVGQFFGYKTDGFYQSAADIAASPKLQGYSPIPGDLKMKDLDGDGVVTSLDQDKIGYTNTPEYVYSFSPRVIYKGFTFSVLFQGVAHVSSNVILSEQNNGQQMYEFMLNAWTPQNAATATWPALHARGTASLNYALNDFTLQNSAYLKIRNVELAWNLPKQWSSAIKLSNVRLFLQGQNLYTWTKYRFYVDPENVNTINTAFPLQALYPTSKVYNFGLNVQF, encoded by the coding sequence ATGGATAAACTTTACATGTTGAAGCAGGATTTTCCATACGCCGCACTCTTAAAGGTTAAGCGGTCAAAGATCCTGTATTCGTTAACCTTCCTTTTATTCATTACCTTTTCTGCCTTTGCGCAATCGACAATTACAGGTACGGTAAAAGATAGTAAGGGAATTACCTTGCCGGGCGTTAGCGTTCGCGTAAAGGGGACGGCCGTTGGCGCCGTTACAGATAACGATGGAAAGTTCTCGATCAGGGCTGCCGATAACAGCACCTTAACCTTTACCTATATTGGTTATGTAACTAAAGAAGTTGCCGTTGCCGGCAAAAGCACTGTAACCGTTGTGCTCGACGATGACTCGCAAGGGCTTGATGAAGTGGTGGTTGTGGGTTATGGTGCGCAAAAGAAATCGACCCTGACCGGGGCAATTGCTCAGATTAGTAGCGAGGAGATTATGAAATCGCCAACGCCCAACCCAACAAACAGTTTAGTTGGTAGGTTGCCGGGTTTACTAGCTACGCAAACCAGTGGCCAGCCGGGTGCCGATGGTGCACAGCTAAAAGTGAGGGGGGTAGCTACGTATGGCGCAAATAATGCGGCCATTGTTGTGGTAGATGGGGTAGAAAGACCGAGCTTTTCTGACGTTGACGCCAACGAGATCGAAACCATTACCGTGTTAAAAGATGCCGCCTCAACTGCCATTTATGGTATTCGTGGCGCAAACGGAATTATCGTAATTACTACAAAGCAGGGTAAAATTGGTGCGCCGAGAGTTACCTATACCGGAAATTATGCACTGCAAACCTATACCGGGCTTGCCGTTGGGTTGCCTGCGTTAGAGAACGCTACATTGCTCAATCAATCGTATATCAACGACGGAAAACAGCCGTTTTTCTCTGATAGTGACATTCAGAAGTTTCGCGATAAATCAGATCCGATTGGTTATCCCGATGTACAATGGTTCGATTATCTGACCAAAAAATATTACAGCCAAACGCAACATAACATCAACATCAGCGGCGGTACAAAAATAGCCAAATACTTTGTTTCGGCGGGTTATGCCTTTCAGGATGGAATTTTCAAAAAGTTCGATTCGCCGTATGGAATAAACACGGTACCGAATTATAACCGTTATAATTTCCGTTCAAACATCGATTTAAACTTGAACAAGGATTTCACCGTAGGCATTAAACTGGGCGGGCGCTTTGCCAACCGTTATCAGCCAGCCGGCTTGTTATCATCATCTGCTTTCTCTTACGATACCATTGAGGGGATGATTTCTCGTATTCTTCAGGTGCCTGCGTATGCTTATCCGGTAACGCTGCCGGATGGACGGATTACCGCAAACCCGAATATTGGTACCAATATCTGGAATCCTTACGCGGTGTTAACCCGCTTTGGAACCCGTAACGATGACAACAACACCATCGAAAGTACCTTTAACTTAAATTATAAGCTTGGCTTTATTACCAAAGGATTGGGCTTTAAAACCGTATTCGGTTACGATTCTTATTACAACAACATTGAGCGCAGAAACGCCAACTGGGCTGCTTATGTATATAATCCTGCAACTGGCCAGGCCACATTATCAACCGATACCCGTAACCGTGATGAACCTTTGGGCGCTGTGCAGAACGGCGGCGTAACCGAGGGAAGTACAAACATGAACTTACAGGTTGGTTTTGATTACAACCGCGATTTTGGTAAACACAACGTGGGCGCTTTGCTTTTGGGTACAAGGCAGTTGATCAAATCTACAGGTACAACAGCGTTTACTGCGCCGCCAAGAGCATCGCAAGGTATTGCCAGTCGTGTTACTTATAATTATGGTGAGCGTTATTTTGCAGAATTCAACGCCTCATACAATGGATCGGAGAATTTTGCGGCAGGTTTGCGTTATGGTTTCTTCCCGGCGGTGTCGGCAGGATGGACCTTAACAAACGAGGCTTTTTGGAAAAAGAACAACATTTTAACCTACTTTAAGGTTAGAGGTAGCTACGGTTTGGTGGGTAACGACAGGATTTCGGAAAGTCGTTTCTTGTTCCTAACGAATTATTCTACCTATACCACAACAACCGCCGGGGGGCAAACTGCACCTTTCGGTAACCCACTTTCAATTACCAATTATCCAACTTTGTTAATCAGAGACCCTCAGTTTTTTGGTGCAAACGGCAACGATTTAGGTAACGACAAGGTAACCTGGGAAACGGGAACCAAGCGCAACATTGGTTTTGAGGCCCGAATGTTGAAAGACAATTTAAAGTTAACCGTCGATTTCTTTGATGAAACCCGTAGAGACATTTTAACCCAATCGCTAAGCGGCCTGGCGCTGTTTGGTCACACTTATCCGAACCTGAACAAAGGAATTGTATATAACAAAGGATATGAGGTTGAACTCGATTATCAGAAACAGATTGGAAGTGTAACCGTGGGCTTAAATGCGCAGGTAAGTTATGCCAAAAACAAGATTTTGGAAAACGATGAGCCTGACGGCCTTCCTTTTTCTGCAGCCAGAAAAGGAACAAGCGTTGGCCAGTTCTTTGGTTATAAAACCGATGGATTTTATCAATCGGCGGCCGATATTGCCGCTTCGCCAAAATTGCAGGGCTATAGCCCAATTCCCGGCGATTTAAAAATGAAGGATTTAGATGGCGATGGAGTGGTTACCAGTTTAGATCAGGATAAAATTGGCTATACCAACACGCCCGAATATGTGTACAGTTTCAGCCCGCGGGTTATTTACAAGGGATTTACCTTTTCGGTATTATTTCAGGGCGTGGCCCACGTAAGTTCGAACGTAATTTTAAGCGAGCAAAACAACGGCCAACAGATGTATGAATTTATGCTCAACGCCTGGACACCTCAAAATGCAGCTACCGCAACCTGGCCAGCTTTGCACGCCCGCGGAACGGCATCATTAAACTATGCCCTTAACGATTTCACGCTGCAAAATTCTGCTTATTTGAAAATCAGAAACGTTGAGCTGGCCTGGAATCTGCCAAAGCAATGGTCGTCGGCCATAAAGCTCAGCAACGTTCGCCTCTTTTTGCAAGGCCAGAACCTTTACACCTGGACCAAGTACCGGTTTTATGTCGACCCGGAGAACGTAAATACCATTAACACGGCGTTCCCGCTTCAGGCCCTTTATCCAACTTCGAAGGTTTACAATTTTGGTTTAAATGTTCAATTCTAA